The Dictyoglomus sp. NZ13-RE01 sequence CACAAAATGATGTTTTCACTACCTAAACATGTAAGAGAAATTATAGAAAAGGAAAATACAGTTGCCTATGATTCTAATCCTCTATATATGGTAGAGGATTAAATTTAGGAGGTATTAATGTTTTGCTGTGAAGAGTGTCCATATTACAAAGAATGTCAAAATCACAAGATAGGTTGCTGTCAACGTTGCCCTCACTTTAACGAGTGCTATGATACAAAGGAAAATTTCAATTCTGACTAAAGGAGTACTGCAATGAAGAAGAAACAAGAAAAGATTGTTAAGATTGTAGCTATTATTGTTGCAGTTTTTTTCTTGCTTAGTATATTTATTATCTGGGGAATGTATATCTTTAGTAGGTAATGAAGTCTTCCCTATCGTTAATTGGATTCATGGGAAGTGGTAAAACTGTAATAGGGAAGAAGTTATCTATTTATTTAAATGGTTTTTATTTTATGGATTTAGATAATTATATTGAAGAAAAGTACAAAATGAGTATTAACGATATTTTCAAGGAAAAGGGAGAAGAGTATTTTAGAGAAATAGAAAGCCTATGTTTAAAAGAAGTTTTTAGCTTGGAAAAGAAGATTATTTTATCAACAGGAGGGGGAGTAATTTTAAAAGAAGAAAATAGAAAGATTCTAAAAGAAAATAGTACTGTTATTTATTTAAAAGGAAGTTTTGAAACCTTATTAGAACATCTAAAAGATATTAAAGAAATAAATAAGAGACCTCTTTTGAAAAAGAGATGGAATGAACTTTACAATATTTGGAAGATGAGACTTCCTCTCTATGAGGAAACCTGTGATATTACTATAGATATTGATAATAAAAGCGTAGATACTATTGTTAAAGAGGTGTTGACAAAGGTAAATTATGATTAAGGTGCTCATATTACATGGACCTAACCTAAACTTGTTGGGAATTAGAGAACCTAATATATATGGAAATGTGAGTTTTCAAAAACTAAACGAATTAATTACAGAAAAAGCTAAGGAAAAAAATATAGAAGTAAGAATACTACAGTCAAACTGGGAAGGTCAACTTATAGATTGGATACAAGAATATAGAGAATGGGCGGATGCTATAGTAATTAATCCAGGTGCATTAACCCACTATAGTTACTCTCTGAGAGATGCTTTGGCTTCCTTTGAAAAACCTGTAATAGAGGTTCATTTAAGTAATATATATAAGAGGGAAGAATTTAGACATCATTCAGTTATTGCTCCTATAGCTTTAGGACAGATATCAGGCTTTGGAATAAACAGTTATCTACTCGCCTTAGAGGCTATTCACCTTTACTTTTCTTCTTTAAAATCTTAAATTGACAATCCATCAAATTTTTGATACATTATTCCACAAATTAATTTATTTTTGGGATGGATATTATGAAATTTCACATAAAAATTTTAGGTTTAATAGGATATCCTTTAGAACATTCAATTTCCTATATACTCCATAATTTTGCCTTTAAAGAATTAAATATTCCTGCAGTCTATGTTAATTTTCCCATTCCAATGGAAAAATTTCAAAAAGCAGTAGAAGGCTTAAAAGTCCTTCCCATCTATGGATTGAATGTAACAATTCCATATAAAGAATCAATAATACTCTATTTAGATGAAATATCTCTATTGGCGAAAAAGGTTAAAGCGGTAAATACAATAAAAGTAAAAGAAGATAAGTGGTATGGAGACAACACTGATATTCCTGGCTTTATTAAAACGTTAGAAGAAATTAAACTTCCAAAAGACATTCCATATTTAATATTGGGAGCTGGTGGGGCTGGAAGAGCAATTGGTTTTTCTTTGTGTGAATACCAAGTTAAAAAAATTTATATTACAAATAGAACAGAAGAGAGGGCTATAAATTTGATTAAAGATTTAAGTTTTAATTATCCTAATATAAATATTCAGTTTATACCATGGGATAAAATTGAGTATATAAATGATTATCCATTAGTTATTATTAATACAACATCTATAGGACTTGATGGTAAAAGCTTACCTGTAAATGATAATTTTATAAATCCAGATAAAGTTTATTTTGTCTATGATATTATTTACAACCCTTATAAAACTCCTTTAATCTTGGAGGCGGAAAAAAAGAAAATACCATATAAAAACGGATTAGATATGTTAATATATCAGGGAATATATGCATGGGAGATTTGGTTTAATATGAGTCCCCCTTTTGAACTACTCAAAAAGGTAGGAGAGGAGTACTTATGCGATTCTTAACGGCGGGAGAATCCCATGGACCTTGTCTTATTGCAATTATAGAGGGTTATCCTGCAGGAGTAAAAATAGATATTAATTTTATAAATAAAGAATTAGAGAAAAGACAGAAGGTTTATGGAAGAGGCGGTAGAATGAAAATAGAAAAGGATGAGGTTGAGATACTTTCTGGAGTTAGGGGGTCCTATTCTTTAGGTTCTCCTATAGCCATTAAAATAAGAAATAAAGATTGGGAGAACTGGAAAAATAAGATGGATGCATTAAATAGAAAAACAGAAAATCCCATTACAATACCAAGACCTGGTCATGCAGATTTTGCAGGAAGCATTAAATATAATCATGAAGATATTAGAAATGTGTTAGAAAGGGCAAGTGCAAGAGAAACTGCAATAAGAACTGCTGTGGGAGCTTTTGCTAAATTATTATTAAAGGAATTTGATATTGATACCATAAGTTATACAGAATCTATAGGAAATATTAAAGATGATTTTAAAGATATTTCCTGGGAAAAAATAAAGGAGAGAGCGGACCTTTCTGATTTAAGATGGATAAATAAAGAAACAGAGGATGATGTAAAAAATCTTATAGACAAGATTAGAGATGAAGGAGATACTTTAGGGGGTACTTTTATAGTTATGATAAGAAATGTTCCTATAGGACTTGGAAGTTATACTCATTGGGATAGAAGGCTGGATGCTCTTTTAGCTTCTGCAATTATAAGCATTCCATCAGTCAAGGGAGTTGAAATAGGTGAGGCATTCTATAGTGCAAAACATAAAGGATCTGAAGTATTAGATGCTTTTGAAGATAAGGATGGAATAATTAAGAGAAAAAGCAATTTTGCAGGTGGCATTGAGGGTGGAATTTCAAATGGTGAAATTATATTTATAAGAGGGGCTGTTAAGCCAGTTCCTACTTTAAGAAGACCTTTAAAATCCTTTGATTTTAAAGAAAAAAATATAAAAGAAAGTTTTTACGAAAGAAGTGACGTATGTGTAGTTCCAGCAGTTGGAATAATTGCTGAAGCAATGGCCTCATGGGTAATTGCGGATGAATTTCTCAAAAAATTTTCGGGAGATCATATAAATGAGATTAAGAAAAATTTCTTCCAATATAAAGAATATGTGGAAGAGCGATTATGGAAGAAATTAGAATAAACATACCAAATAACGAATACTCTATATATATTGGTAAGAATTGTCTTTCGTACTGCTCTAATTTTACCAATTCTTACTCCTCTATATTTATAGTTACCCATCCATTTTTGGCTTGGCAGTATGGTGATCAATTAAAGAACTCCTTAGAGGAAAAAAATTACTCTCCCAATTTTATCTTTGTCCCAACAGGGGAAAAAAGTAAATCTATAAAGGAATTTGTAAAAATTCATAGGACCCTTGCAAAACTCAATGCGGATAGAAAATCTTTATTAA is a genomic window containing:
- a CDS encoding shikimate kinase, whose protein sequence is MKSSLSLIGFMGSGKTVIGKKLSIYLNGFYFMDLDNYIEEKYKMSINDIFKEKGEEYFREIESLCLKEVFSLEKKIILSTGGGVILKEENRKILKENSTVIYLKGSFETLLEHLKDIKEINKRPLLKKRWNELYNIWKMRLPLYEETCDITIDIDNKSVDTIVKEVLTKVNYD
- the aroQ gene encoding type II 3-dehydroquinate dehydratase — protein: MIKVLILHGPNLNLLGIREPNIYGNVSFQKLNELITEKAKEKNIEVRILQSNWEGQLIDWIQEYREWADAIVINPGALTHYSYSLRDALASFEKPVIEVHLSNIYKREEFRHHSVIAPIALGQISGFGINSYLLALEAIHLYFSSLKS
- the aroE gene encoding shikimate dehydrogenase produces the protein MKFHIKILGLIGYPLEHSISYILHNFAFKELNIPAVYVNFPIPMEKFQKAVEGLKVLPIYGLNVTIPYKESIILYLDEISLLAKKVKAVNTIKVKEDKWYGDNTDIPGFIKTLEEIKLPKDIPYLILGAGGAGRAIGFSLCEYQVKKIYITNRTEERAINLIKDLSFNYPNINIQFIPWDKIEYINDYPLVIINTTSIGLDGKSLPVNDNFINPDKVYFVYDIIYNPYKTPLILEAEKKKIPYKNGLDMLIYQGIYAWEIWFNMSPPFELLKKVGEEYLCDS
- a CDS encoding chorismate synthase, whose product is MRFLTAGESHGPCLIAIIEGYPAGVKIDINFINKELEKRQKVYGRGGRMKIEKDEVEILSGVRGSYSLGSPIAIKIRNKDWENWKNKMDALNRKTENPITIPRPGHADFAGSIKYNHEDIRNVLERASARETAIRTAVGAFAKLLLKEFDIDTISYTESIGNIKDDFKDISWEKIKERADLSDLRWINKETEDDVKNLIDKIRDEGDTLGGTFIVMIRNVPIGLGSYTHWDRRLDALLASAIISIPSVKGVEIGEAFYSAKHKGSEVLDAFEDKDGIIKRKSNFAGGIEGGISNGEIIFIRGAVKPVPTLRRPLKSFDFKEKNIKESFYERSDVCVVPAVGIIAEAMASWVIADEFLKKFSGDHINEIKKNFFQYKEYVEERLWKKLE